A section of the Halichoerus grypus chromosome 11, mHalGry1.hap1.1, whole genome shotgun sequence genome encodes:
- the LOC118549829 gene encoding olfactory receptor 51L1-like, producing MVVWNNNNTMEPVFILRRFPGLECVHSCFSIPFCLVYLVAFIGNVTILSVIWIESSLHQPMYYFLSILALTDLGMSMSTLPTMLAVLWLDTQEIQASACYAQLFFIHTFTFLESSVLLAMAFDCFVAICRPLRYTTILNNSVIGKIGLACLLRNMGVVLPTALLLRRYHYCRVNALSHAFCLHQDILKLSCSDARISSVYGLCVVITTLGVDSVFILLSYVLILNAVLGIASHEERLKALNTCVSHICVVLIFFVPVIGVPMVHHFEKHLSPIVHIIMADIYLLSPPVLSPIVYSVRTKQICLRILRKFGLGRRL from the coding sequence ATGGTGGTCTGGAATAACAATAACACTATGGAGCCCGTATTTATTCTGAGGAGATTTCCTGGATTGGAGTGTGTCCATTCTTGTTTCTCAATCCCATTCTGTCTTGTGTACTTGGTAGCATTTATTGGTAATGTCACCATCCTCTCTGTCATTTGGATAGAGTCCTCACTCCACCAGCCCATGTATTACTTCCTTTCCATCTTGGCACTGACTGACCTAGGTATGTCCATGTCCACGCTTCCCACCATGCTTGCTGTGTTATGGCTGGATACTCAGGAGATCCAGGCAAGTGCTTGCTATGCTCAGCTCTTCTTCATCCACACGTTCACATTCCTGGAGTCCTCAGTGCTATTGGCCATGGCCTTCGATTGTTTTGTTGCTATCTGCCGTCCACTGCGCTACACCACCATCCTTAACAACAGTGTAATAGGCAAGATTGGTTTGGCCTGCTTGCTAAGAAACATGGGAGTTGTACTTCCTACAGCTTTGCTACTGAGACGTTATCACTACTGCCGTGTCAATGCCCTTTCACATGCCTTTTGTTTGCACCAAGACATTCTGAAATTATCCTGTTCAGATGCCAGAATCAGCAGTGTCTATGGACTGTGTGTAGTTATCACCACACTGGGCGTGGATTCAGTCTTCATACTTCTTTCTTATGTCCTGATTCTGAATGCTGTGCTGGGCATTGCATCTCATGAAGAGCGGCTAAAGGCACTCAACACATGTGTGTCCCATATCTGTGTGGTACTCATTTTCTTTGTGCCAGTTATTGGGGTGCCAATGGTCCATCACTTTGAGAAACATCTCTCTCCCATAGTTCACATCATCATGGCTGATATTTACCTGCTTTCCCCCCCAGTACTTAGCCCTATTGTCTACAGTGTCAGGACAAAGCAGATTTGTCTAAGAATTCTCCGCAAGTTTGGACTAGGGAGGAGGCTTTAA
- the MMP26 gene encoding matrix metalloproteinase-26, translating to MQPAIFKVTVFLPWCLAFPVPPAIDLKGLDFIKDYSHQIFRTKKASPLLTQGEDIQHLPPFHLKETDLQDEQMLAVPHWPHCGVTDGANDSTFPGSSKWDKHTLTYRIINYPRDINPSIVKGIMQDAVSIWSNVTLLIFQQVKNQDADIKISFWDLAHGDYWPFGGPGGVLGHAFLPNSGPPGVIHFDRAEHWSTSYRGFNLFLVAIHELGHSLGLLHSKSLNSIMYPRYVNRYPRTFHLDGDDIKRIQQLYGERCSSEMPQGWHRRIIQPEF from the exons ATGCAGCCTGCCATCTTCAAGGTTACTGTTTTCCTGCCTTGGTGCCTGGCCTTCCCAGTGCCCCCTGCTATAGACCTTAAAGGACTGGACTTTATTAAG GACTATTCCCATCAGATTTTCCGGACCAAGAAAGCGTCACCGCTCCTCACCCAGGGGGAAGACATACAGCACCTGCCGCCATTCCATCTGAAGGAGACAGACCTACAGGATGAGCAGATGCTGGCTGTGCCACACTGGCCCCACTGTGGAGTAACTGATGGGGCTAATGACTCCACTTTCCCAGGAAGTTCTAAATGGGATAAGCACACTTTGACCTACAG GATTATCAATTACCCAAGAGATATAAACCCATCCATAGTGAAAGGCATTATGCAAGACGCAGTTTCCATCTGGAGCAATGTGACCCTCTTGATTTTCCAGCAAGTGAAAAATCAAGATGCAGACATCAAGATTTCTTTCTGGGACTTAG CCCATGGAGATTATTGGCCCTTTGGTGGACCAGGTGGTGTCTTAGGTCATGCTTTTTTACCAAATTCTGGACCTCCAGGAGTTATCCACTTTGACAGAGCAGAACATTGGTCAACTTCATACAGAG GGTTTAATCTGTTCCTTGTTGCCATTCATGAACTAGGCCATTCTCTGGGCCTGCTGCACTCCAAGAGTCTGAACTCCATAATGTACCCCAGATATGTGAATCGGTACCCTAGAACCTTCCATCTTGATGGTGATGATATCAAAAGAATCCAGCAACTGTATG GAGAAAGATGTTCATCTGAAATGCCCCAAGGATGGCACAGAAGAATCATTCAACCTGAGTTTTAG